Proteins found in one Sardina pilchardus chromosome 11, fSarPil1.1, whole genome shotgun sequence genomic segment:
- the LOC134095771 gene encoding cytochrome b-245 light chain: MGKIEWAMWANEQALAAGLIYLVGGIVGVAGQFRGWEFAAFGIAAGSFVCLLEYPRSKRNKGTSMARTGQYCFTVCVKAFGPLTRNYYVRAFLHAALAVPGGFMLATVLGCVCLGIASLIYLSAAIHGEHWEPILPRTESRAPMGDSVKKPPQNPPPRPPMELRRKRMEDLEGAAYVNPIAVTANEF, encoded by the exons ATGGGGAAGATTGAATGGGCAATGTGGGCAAATGAGCAAGCCCTGGCGGCTGGACTAA TTTACCTCGTTGGTGGCATTGTGGGGGTGGCTGGACAGTTCAGAGGATGGGAGTTCGCCGCTTTTGGAAT TGCTGCTGGgtcttttgtttgtcttttggaATACCCCCGGAGTAAAAGGAATAAGGGCACCAGTATGGCAAGAAC GGGACAGTACTGTTTCACAGTCTGTGTGAAAGCCTTTGGCCCCCTGACACGGAACTATTATGTCAGAGCATTTCTCCATGCTGC ACTCGCTGTTCCTGGTGGCTTCATGCTGGCCACTGTCTtggggtgtgtctgtctgggaaTAGCAAGCCTCATTTACCTATCA GCAGCTATCCATGGGGAGCACTGGGAGCCGATCCTGCCCAGGACTGAGTCGCGTGCACCAATGGGAGACAGTGTAAAGAAACCCCCTCAGAACCCTCCACCCCGGCCACCTATGGAGCTCCGCAGGAAAAGGATGGAAGACCTGGAGGGTGCTGCGTATGTGAACCCTATAGCTGTCACTGCTAATGAATTCTAA